Proteins from one Triticum aestivum cultivar Chinese Spring chromosome 7A, IWGSC CS RefSeq v2.1, whole genome shotgun sequence genomic window:
- the LOC123154117 gene encoding GDSL esterase/lipase APG isoform X2 — translation MRCLLLLVVFFVAGPWKHPGEARPLVPAVMLFGDSLVDIGNNDYIQTAAKANFPPYGRDFQDHIATGRFCNGKVLSNFIGEALGFTGSPVAYLIPEASGENLLSGANFASAQSGYYDQTAHMYNVVPLSQQLEHFKEYRHKLVVQVGSNQAQSIISDSLYIISAGSNDYLFNYYVNPFIYKSQDQFSDLLIGILNNTVAVLYGMGARRIGVFSLPSFGCAPLAVTVFGHGGNDTCVTRLNNDAMRFNRKLSTSVDLLSKRYHDLKIAVLDLYTPLYSLVTSPGSQGLEDSRRGCCGTGTVEATVFLCNPISIGTCPNATAYVFWDSVHPTEAANNVIADSLVDGINLLVM, via the exons ATGAGGTGCTTGCTGCTCTTGGTTGTGTTCTTTGTGGCCGGACCATGGAAACACCCCGGGGAAGCCCGGCCACTGGTGCCGGCGGTCATGCTGTTCGGTGACTCGTTGGTTGACATAGGCAACAACGACTACATCCAGACTGCCGCCAAGGCAAATTTTCCTCCATACGGTAGGGACTTCCAAGACCATATCGCCACAGGGAGATTTTGCAACGGCAAGGTGCTCAGCAATTTCATAG GTGAAGCGCTGGGGTTTACTGGCTCCCCAGTAGCATATCTCATCCCGGAGGCATCGGGGGAGAATCTTCTTAGTGGAGCTAACTTTGCATCTGCCCAATCGGGCTATTACGACCAAACGGCacatatgtat AACGTTGTCCCTTTGTCCCAACAATTAGAGCATTTCAAAGAGTACCGACATAAGCTGGTAGTGCAAGTTGGGAGCAACCAGGCTCAGTCTATCATCTCAGACTCACTTTATATCATCAGTGCTGGTTCAAATGATTATCTCTTCAACTACTATGTCAACCCTTTCATTTATAAATCCCAGGATCAGTTCTCTGACCTCCTTATCGGCATCTTGAACAACACGGTGGCG GTACTTTACGGCATGGGTGCTCGGCGCATCGGTGTTTTCTCTTTGCCAAGTTTTGGTTGTGCTCCCTTAGCAGTCACGGTGTTTGGCCATGGGGGCAATGACACGTGCGTAACTAGGCTCAACAATGATGCCATGAGGTTCAACAGAAAGTTAAGCACATCCGTCGACTTGCTGTCAAAGCGGTACCACGATCTCAAGATTGCAGTTCTCGATTTGTATACACCTCTGTACAGCCTCGTGACCTCTCCTGGCTCACAAG GGC TCGAGGACTCGAGGCGAGGATGCTGTGGGACAGGAACGGTGGAGGCTACGGTGTTTCTCTGCAATCCTATATCGATCGGGACTTGTCCAAACGCAACAGCATACGTGTTCTGGGATTCTGTCCACCCCACAGAAGCAGCAAACAATGTGATCGCTGATTCCCTCGTCGATGGCATCAACCTTCTTGTTATGTAA
- the LOC123154117 gene encoding GDSL esterase/lipase APG isoform X1: MRCLLLLVVFFVAGPWKHPGEARPLVPAVMLFGDSLVDIGNNDYIQTAAKANFPPYGRDFQDHIATGRFCNGKVLSNFIGEALGFTGSPVAYLIPEASGENLLSGANFASAQSGYYDQTAHMYNVVPLSQQLEHFKEYRHKLVVQVGSNQAQSIISDSLYIISAGSNDYLFNYYVNPFIYKSQDQFSDLLIGILNNTVAVLYGMGARRIGVFSLPSFGCAPLAVTVFGHGGNDTCVTRLNNDAMRFNRKLSTSVDLLSKRYHDLKIAVLDLYTPLYSLVTSPGSQGFTESRTRGEDAVGQERWRLRCFSAILYRSGLVQTQQHTCSGILSTPQKQQTM, translated from the exons ATGAGGTGCTTGCTGCTCTTGGTTGTGTTCTTTGTGGCCGGACCATGGAAACACCCCGGGGAAGCCCGGCCACTGGTGCCGGCGGTCATGCTGTTCGGTGACTCGTTGGTTGACATAGGCAACAACGACTACATCCAGACTGCCGCCAAGGCAAATTTTCCTCCATACGGTAGGGACTTCCAAGACCATATCGCCACAGGGAGATTTTGCAACGGCAAGGTGCTCAGCAATTTCATAG GTGAAGCGCTGGGGTTTACTGGCTCCCCAGTAGCATATCTCATCCCGGAGGCATCGGGGGAGAATCTTCTTAGTGGAGCTAACTTTGCATCTGCCCAATCGGGCTATTACGACCAAACGGCacatatgtat AACGTTGTCCCTTTGTCCCAACAATTAGAGCATTTCAAAGAGTACCGACATAAGCTGGTAGTGCAAGTTGGGAGCAACCAGGCTCAGTCTATCATCTCAGACTCACTTTATATCATCAGTGCTGGTTCAAATGATTATCTCTTCAACTACTATGTCAACCCTTTCATTTATAAATCCCAGGATCAGTTCTCTGACCTCCTTATCGGCATCTTGAACAACACGGTGGCG GTACTTTACGGCATGGGTGCTCGGCGCATCGGTGTTTTCTCTTTGCCAAGTTTTGGTTGTGCTCCCTTAGCAGTCACGGTGTTTGGCCATGGGGGCAATGACACGTGCGTAACTAGGCTCAACAATGATGCCATGAGGTTCAACAGAAAGTTAAGCACATCCGTCGACTTGCTGTCAAAGCGGTACCACGATCTCAAGATTGCAGTTCTCGATTTGTATACACCTCTGTACAGCCTCGTGACCTCTCCTGGCTCACAAG GGTTCACTGAGTCGAGGACTCGAGGCGAGGATGCTGTGGGACAGGAACGGTGGAGGCTACGGTGTTTCTCTGCAATCCTATATCGATCGGGACTTGTCCAAACGCAACAGCATACGTGTTCTGGGATTCTGTCCACCCCACAGAAGCAGCAAACAATGTGA